The following are encoded together in the Aciduricibacillus chroicocephali genome:
- a CDS encoding alpha-amylase family glycosyl hydrolase, producing the protein MSFKKYIAGFAMSILLLAGVPEAAAASGIQNETIYRILVDRFNNGTPANDGDANVNDPNDFHGGDLKGVTNKLDLIESLGMTTIILSPIMKNAKRGYHGYWTEDFTKIDPHFGNKQDWKDLVEKAHKKNIKVILEFAPSYIAKSNAIAKDPKKSIWFKAETPKGREKWKDQTFALDLDNPEAAQMLKMAGGQWIEDGADGFLIHDASSVSQKFLKEFAREMKKKKPESYILADNTSGAGKTLKDLPGIDAVLDESVSRQFDQSFGKLSGHLPDKAFKENTILHIDGPEQERFGQIAGENGRNAATAWRLALAYMYTAPGVPMIFQGSELPMYGKKLSEVQQLVNFNSGDPDLKEDFERLGALRKQFKVLQTGKFELISNKDSMYVFKRWDEKDIIYVAINNDKRSHAAVIKDLEEGRQLKGLIGDNLVRADENSDYTLTLPRETAEIYVVSEDKGINWALIIFIIGVMVVFVGAIIILSRKQKRHAS; encoded by the coding sequence TTGTCTTTTAAAAAATATATAGCCGGTTTTGCTATGTCTATCCTACTGCTTGCAGGAGTACCAGAAGCTGCAGCTGCAAGTGGGATTCAGAATGAGACGATATATCGCATACTCGTTGACAGATTTAATAATGGCACACCTGCAAATGATGGAGATGCAAATGTAAATGATCCGAATGATTTCCATGGCGGTGATTTGAAAGGGGTTACAAACAAGCTTGATTTAATTGAATCACTTGGCATGACAACAATCATTCTGTCGCCAATCATGAAGAATGCGAAAAGAGGCTACCATGGGTATTGGACTGAGGATTTTACAAAAATTGATCCGCATTTCGGAAATAAGCAGGATTGGAAAGATCTAGTAGAAAAAGCACATAAGAAAAATATTAAAGTCATTCTGGAATTTGCTCCGAGTTACATAGCGAAATCAAATGCAATTGCAAAGGATCCAAAAAAGAGCATCTGGTTCAAAGCGGAAACACCAAAAGGCAGAGAAAAATGGAAGGACCAGACTTTCGCTCTTGATTTGGACAATCCAGAGGCAGCGCAAATGTTAAAGATGGCAGGTGGGCAATGGATTGAAGACGGAGCGGATGGTTTTCTCATTCACGATGCCTCTTCAGTTTCACAAAAGTTCCTTAAAGAATTCGCCCGAGAAATGAAAAAGAAAAAACCAGAATCCTATATTTTAGCAGATAACACAAGTGGTGCTGGAAAAACACTAAAGGATTTACCTGGGATTGATGCAGTTCTGGATGAAAGTGTAAGCAGACAGTTTGATCAGTCGTTTGGTAAGCTATCTGGACATTTACCGGATAAAGCATTTAAAGAAAATACGATATTACATATAGATGGACCTGAACAAGAAAGATTTGGCCAGATTGCGGGGGAGAATGGGCGTAATGCTGCAACAGCCTGGAGATTGGCGCTAGCCTATATGTACACCGCACCAGGAGTACCAATGATTTTCCAAGGTTCTGAACTGCCAATGTACGGTAAGAAGCTTTCTGAAGTGCAACAGCTCGTTAATTTTAACAGTGGGGATCCGGATTTGAAGGAGGATTTTGAAAGGCTTGGAGCGTTAAGAAAGCAATTCAAAGTTCTGCAAACCGGAAAATTTGAACTCATTTCGAACAAGGATAGCATGTATGTGTTCAAACGTTGGGATGAAAAAGACATCATTTATGTTGCAATCAATAATGATAAACGATCCCATGCTGCAGTCATTAAAGATTTAGAAGAAGGCAGGCAGTTGAAAGGATTAATTGGGGACAATCTTGTCCGTGCTGATGAAAACAGTGATTATACGCTAACGCTGCCTCGTGAGACAGCTGAAATCTATGTGGTAAGTGAAGACAAAGGTATTAACTGGGCACTTATTATATTCATTATCGGTGTGATGGTTGTCTTCGTTGGGGCAATTATCATATTAAGCCGCAAACAAAAAAGGC
- a CDS encoding sporulation protein, with product MAAIESSLLYLKESMDMYRDNPLCESIFRKLEAKDYETESAFITELTDEEISYLNALVRKELRYANDAVDRTRFNQLNDIYELLY from the coding sequence GTGGCGGCAATCGAATCCTCATTGCTCTATTTGAAGGAATCCATGGATATGTACAGGGATAACCCTCTTTGCGAGAGCATTTTCCGCAAGCTTGAAGCGAAGGATTATGAGACGGAGAGTGCATTCATAACAGAACTGACAGATGAAGAAATCTCCTATTTGAATGCCCTCGTGCGCAAAGAATTGCGGTATGCAAATGATGCCGTGGACCGTACTCGATTCAATCAATTGAACGATATTTATGAGTTACTATACTAG
- a CDS encoding DUF1516 family protein, with protein MTTHLHITAWALAIILLIITIALYRKGNMKGGKIAHMILRLDYLLILYSGGSLLTYLLTHNFSAYGSSLVPEVIVKALAGLWVIVAMELIAVKTGKGKSAKGPWIQLVIALIITLILGFGRLPLGV; from the coding sequence ATGACAACTCACTTGCATATTACTGCATGGGCACTTGCGATTATTCTGCTAATCATTACAATTGCTCTTTACAGAAAAGGGAATATGAAAGGCGGCAAGATTGCGCATATGATTCTTCGTCTTGATTATTTGCTGATTTTGTATTCGGGCGGATCTCTCCTTACATATTTGCTGACGCATAATTTCAGTGCATATGGATCTTCCCTTGTGCCAGAAGTTATCGTCAAGGCACTTGCTGGACTGTGGGTCATCGTTGCAATGGAGCTCATCGCTGTGAAAACAGGGAAAGGCAAATCTGCAAAAGGGCCATGGATTCAACTTGTCATTGCCTTGATTATTACACTTATTCTTGGATTCGGCCGCCTGCCACTCGGTGTCTGA
- the addA gene encoding helicase-exonuclease AddAB subunit AddA produces MVKWTKEQEDAIYSKGSDILVAAAAGSGKTAVLVERMIQKLIDTDDPINIDELLVVTFTNAAAQEMRNRIGAALEKALEENPASNHLKKQLSLLQRAPISTLHSFCLEVIREHAYLLNIDPAFRIADEMEADLIKQDVIEELFEEWYGEETGEGNLFFAVIDRFSGDRSDLEVEELIMDLFTFAMQSPDPDKWLDSLSEPYNIPEDFREENLAWLNIMKAEIKLQFDAIRDEIGHAMSIAEEKDGPYQYCSAIEQDLEGLREAEQLIEDWDALQQFMNGFKFATLKNAKDCNEDKKAKTKKLRDDYKKRWNDMKDSWFTRSLSRQVEDMRVLAPVVAKLADLVKQFIKRFEEQKREKALVDFSDLEHFCLRVLTTINEQTGERIPSETARGFQSRFKEVLIDEYQDVNLVQETIVSLISDKEGAGNRFMVGDVKQSIYRFRHAEPGLFIGKYKRFAEMEDPGKRIDLASNFRSRKEVLIGANYIFRQVLDEELGEIAYDKDAELIYANKMYEVMPYPEPSPELVIIDREKGEAATSGEETGEETLADLEKAQLEARAYGERIKEWIGHKDSPPLQVTDKSNGSQRDLQYRDIVILLRSMTWAPQIADELKQLGIPVYAEISSGYFAAIEIKVMINLLKIIDNPRQDIPLASVLKSPIIGLNEDELARVRLADRKNALYDAVHQYMKLENDETAAKLSVFMEKLSKFRMSAKQGALADLIWEIYRETGFYDFAGGMPGGRQRQANLRALYDRARSYERTSFRGLYRFLRFIERMEERGDDLGTARALSEQEDVVRIMTIHKSKGLEFPVVIVGAMDKQFNMQDLRMKHSLHKDLGFAMKYIDPGKRIIYPTLFYQAMNELKKREMLAEEMRVLYVALTRAKEKLLMVGNVNSFEKKRTKWLKALDEPGWVLPVHLRASANSYMDWVAPALARHEHGFALRGGDEAIPLTVQGEISQDPSKWKVTVLHASELSEIEKEEENIEELLTDQIKKWKALPEHTEKKEWVDARLSYVYPYSEAAVTRAKQSVTEIKRQREIRDEYSGDQLVKPFRAPIAKRPKFMQEKKELSAAERGTALHTVMQHIPLDRNMTTSEIMAFAEELVTKEILTEESAEAVDYTAIEQFFQTDIGKMMLSATQVQREIPFSLSLPAEDVYAKWTGDGKERVLVQGIIDCAIPAEDGSWIILDYKTDEIHGEITPALEQKLWKRYATQLELYKTAIEQIWKIPVKEVCLYFFSKQMLLKQSL; encoded by the coding sequence GTGGTTAAATGGACGAAAGAACAAGAAGATGCCATTTACTCGAAAGGAAGCGATATTCTTGTAGCAGCGGCGGCAGGTTCGGGGAAAACTGCTGTCTTGGTTGAGAGAATGATTCAGAAGCTGATTGATACAGATGATCCAATCAATATTGATGAGCTTCTTGTCGTAACCTTTACAAATGCGGCTGCTCAGGAAATGCGCAACCGGATTGGCGCAGCCTTGGAGAAAGCGCTAGAAGAGAATCCCGCTTCCAACCATTTGAAAAAACAACTGTCCCTTCTGCAAAGGGCGCCAATTTCCACTCTGCATTCATTCTGTCTGGAAGTAATCCGAGAGCATGCATATTTGCTGAATATCGACCCAGCTTTTCGAATAGCGGATGAGATGGAAGCCGATTTAATTAAACAAGACGTCATTGAAGAGCTGTTTGAGGAGTGGTACGGAGAAGAAACAGGTGAGGGAAATCTTTTCTTTGCAGTTATCGACAGATTTTCCGGAGACCGCAGTGATCTTGAAGTGGAAGAGCTCATAATGGATTTGTTCACATTTGCTATGCAGAGTCCAGATCCTGATAAATGGCTCGATTCTTTGAGTGAACCGTACAATATTCCAGAAGATTTCAGGGAAGAAAACTTGGCATGGCTGAATATCATGAAAGCGGAAATCAAGCTGCAATTTGACGCGATACGAGATGAAATTGGACATGCAATGAGTATTGCAGAAGAGAAAGATGGACCTTATCAGTACTGTTCTGCAATTGAACAGGATCTAGAAGGGCTGCGGGAAGCCGAGCAACTGATTGAGGACTGGGATGCGCTTCAACAGTTTATGAACGGATTTAAATTTGCAACATTGAAAAATGCGAAAGACTGTAATGAAGATAAAAAGGCGAAGACGAAAAAATTACGTGATGATTATAAAAAACGCTGGAATGACATGAAGGATTCGTGGTTTACACGATCGCTATCTCGTCAAGTTGAAGATATGCGCGTTCTTGCTCCGGTTGTAGCCAAGCTTGCAGATCTCGTGAAACAGTTCATAAAGAGATTTGAAGAGCAGAAGAGAGAAAAGGCTTTAGTTGACTTCTCTGATTTAGAACATTTTTGTTTACGAGTTTTAACGACAATAAATGAACAGACTGGAGAACGTATTCCATCCGAAACAGCACGTGGATTCCAATCGCGCTTTAAAGAAGTTCTTATTGATGAGTATCAGGACGTCAATCTCGTGCAAGAAACGATTGTTTCACTGATCAGTGATAAAGAAGGTGCCGGCAACAGGTTCATGGTTGGAGATGTTAAGCAGAGTATTTACAGATTCCGCCATGCAGAGCCGGGACTTTTTATAGGCAAGTACAAGCGCTTTGCCGAAATGGAAGATCCAGGTAAACGGATTGACCTGGCAAGTAACTTCCGCAGCCGTAAAGAGGTACTGATCGGTGCCAACTATATATTCCGTCAAGTTCTTGATGAAGAACTCGGCGAAATTGCTTATGACAAGGATGCAGAACTGATTTATGCAAATAAAATGTACGAAGTTATGCCATATCCGGAGCCATCTCCAGAGCTTGTAATTATTGACAGAGAAAAGGGAGAAGCTGCAACTTCAGGAGAAGAGACAGGAGAAGAAACATTGGCCGATCTTGAAAAGGCCCAGCTGGAAGCCCGTGCTTATGGTGAGCGTATTAAAGAATGGATTGGTCATAAAGATAGTCCTCCTCTTCAAGTGACGGACAAAAGCAATGGTTCGCAACGTGATCTGCAGTATAGGGATATTGTCATCCTGCTGCGTTCAATGACATGGGCGCCTCAGATTGCAGACGAATTGAAGCAACTTGGAATACCTGTCTATGCCGAGATTTCATCAGGATACTTTGCAGCAATCGAAATCAAGGTGATGATCAATTTACTGAAGATCATTGACAATCCAAGGCAAGATATACCTCTTGCTTCTGTATTGAAGTCTCCAATCATTGGTTTGAATGAGGACGAACTTGCACGTGTCAGGCTTGCTGATCGTAAAAACGCTCTTTACGATGCTGTTCACCAGTATATGAAATTAGAAAATGATGAAACCGCAGCTAAGCTATCTGTCTTTATGGAGAAGCTATCCAAGTTCAGGATGAGCGCGAAACAGGGAGCGCTTGCCGATCTCATTTGGGAAATTTACCGGGAGACTGGTTTCTATGACTTTGCCGGTGGTATGCCGGGAGGGAGGCAGCGTCAGGCGAATTTGCGGGCTCTTTATGATAGAGCACGGAGTTATGAACGAACATCATTCCGCGGACTTTATCGTTTCCTTCGTTTTATAGAAAGAATGGAAGAACGTGGCGATGATCTTGGTACCGCTCGTGCACTCAGTGAGCAGGAAGATGTTGTACGCATCATGACAATCCATAAGAGTAAAGGCTTGGAATTCCCGGTCGTTATCGTAGGTGCTATGGATAAGCAATTCAATATGCAAGATTTGCGTATGAAACATTCATTGCATAAAGATTTGGGCTTTGCGATGAAATACATCGACCCGGGCAAGCGCATCATTTATCCAACTCTATTCTATCAGGCAATGAATGAATTGAAGAAACGGGAAATGCTTGCTGAAGAGATGCGTGTTTTATATGTTGCTCTTACACGTGCCAAAGAGAAGCTTCTCATGGTTGGTAATGTCAATTCTTTCGAGAAAAAACGTACAAAATGGCTGAAAGCGCTGGATGAGCCTGGATGGGTGCTGCCAGTACATCTGCGAGCCAGTGCGAATTCTTATATGGACTGGGTTGCTCCTGCGCTCGCGAGACATGAGCACGGCTTTGCATTAAGAGGTGGGGATGAGGCAATTCCTCTTACCGTTCAAGGAGAAATCAGCCAGGATCCTTCCAAGTGGAAAGTGACCGTGCTGCATGCAAGCGAGCTGTCTGAAATCGAAAAAGAAGAAGAAAATATCGAAGAATTGCTGACAGATCAAATAAAAAAATGGAAAGCACTTCCCGAACATACTGAGAAAAAAGAATGGGTTGACGCTCGTCTTTCTTACGTATATCCGTACTCTGAGGCGGCAGTCACTCGGGCTAAACAATCGGTAACAGAGATTAAAAGGCAGCGGGAAATCAGGGATGAATATTCAGGAGATCAACTTGTTAAGCCATTCCGGGCCCCAATTGCTAAACGTCCAAAATTCATGCAGGAAAAAAAGGAGCTGTCGGCAGCAGAGAGAGGGACCGCTCTTCATACTGTCATGCAGCATATCCCACTTGACCGCAATATGACAACTTCTGAAATCATGGCTTTCGCTGAGGAACTTGTCACGAAAGAGATTCTTACTGAAGAATCTGCCGAAGCGGTGGATTATACTGCAATCGAACAGTTTTTCCAAACAGATATCGGAAAAATGATGCTGAGTGCAACTCAAGTACAAAGAGAAATTCCCTTCAGTCTAAGCTTACCTGCAGAGGACGTCTATGCGAAATGGACTGGGGATGGAAAAGAGCGGGTACTTGTACAAGGGATTATCGACTGTGCCATACCTGCAGAGGACGGATCCTGGATTATTCTCGATTATAAAACTGACGAAATTCATGGCGAGATAACACCAGCTTTGGAACAAAAATTGTGGAAGCGTTATGCGACACAACTTGAACTGTATAAAACTGCAATTGAACAAATTTGGAAAATACCAGTGAAAGAAGTATGCCTTTATTTTTTCAGCAAGCAGATGCTCCTCAAACAATCTTTATAA
- the addB gene encoding helicase-exonuclease AddAB subunit AddB — protein sequence MGIRFVLGRSGAGQSEHIIEEIKQKLIENPQGPPIFYVVPEQMTFQQEQELFGDPELGGSIRAQVVSFSRLAWRVLQETGGGTRQFISPVGIRMMLRKIIDEKDDGWNVFQKAIEKQGFLEQLEGMITEFKRYDITPGMLEEQITDIDQFTHKTPREISLQKKLGDLTYIYEHLAKALAGKYMDGEDQLDMLRDRIGTTSFFRDAEIYLDGFYQFAPKEMAVVEALMNKCECVTIALTADPEHLYEENEMSELDLFFKTKETYWQFKQLAGVNGIGEETSVILDGKDMKFANSSAFLHLERNFDSRPFPEYRGEAPIRIAEAVHPRAEVEGMAQEILNLVRDKHCRFKDIVIYMREPDTYHDLIHTIFDDYGIPVFIDEKKPMLHHVLIELIRSALEMVENNWRHDAVFRVLKTGFIPEGDGEFPLNEDAIDELENYVLEYGIRSRDQWSAKRDWKFQRFRGFDEAAQTDEELQMQKRINMLRRQVTAALGNFDEEIRKAETIREKSEAVYFLLERLKVPEQLEKWRTYYDDHGEIERAREQDQVWDAMVQLFDEMDELGAKETISLKAFRETLDAGLESLKFAHVPPSLDQVIVGTIDRSRINGKSHAFLLGVNEGAWPMKPPSDGMISEDERELLLKRGVRLAETSRRKLLDDWFYIYLAFTSAHEGLWVSYPLSDEEGKAKMPSQLIRRLEGLFPSCSERILLQDPDELYDAERFITTPVKTRAALTAQLARKQRNYPVKNIWLDVLNWYIENTPKYSTTYAILQSLHYDNLPTDLAEETVQQLYPKRLKASVSRLEMYHRCSYQHFAQYGLGLQERRTYKLDAPDIGQLFHEALKKIAEWVQGEGKDFSQLTKTDAGNYANKAVKSLAPILQHQILHSSKRYEYIQHKLKEVIARAAYVLSEQARMSGFSPVGLEVGFGEKEELPPLTMQLPNGYELILRGRIDRVDKSISGNDLYLRIIDYKSSSKKLNLTEVYYGLALQMLAYLDVVLQSSEAWLGLKASPAGVLYFHVHNPFISGEKALSEDKLEEELFKKYKMNGLLLADQEVFRLMDKSTESGTSPIVPAGLTKSGSFTKASSIAGKETFNQLEGHIHQLMSQAGLDITSGGIHLNPYELKDQVACTFCPFSSVCQFDPQIGTNEFRKLQQMNEKQVLQKLTGEE from the coding sequence ATGGGCATTCGATTTGTACTTGGTCGTTCAGGAGCGGGGCAGAGTGAGCATATTATTGAGGAAATTAAACAAAAGCTGATTGAAAACCCTCAGGGACCACCCATTTTTTATGTTGTCCCTGAACAGATGACATTCCAGCAGGAGCAAGAGCTGTTCGGCGACCCGGAACTGGGTGGCAGTATTAGAGCTCAGGTAGTAAGCTTTTCCCGTCTGGCATGGCGTGTGCTTCAGGAGACAGGAGGTGGGACGAGGCAATTTATCAGTCCTGTCGGAATTCGGATGATGCTCAGAAAAATTATCGATGAAAAGGATGATGGCTGGAATGTCTTCCAAAAGGCAATAGAAAAACAAGGTTTCCTGGAGCAGCTGGAAGGGATGATTACCGAATTCAAACGGTATGATATTACACCAGGCATGCTGGAAGAGCAAATTACGGACATCGACCAGTTCACGCATAAGACACCAAGAGAAATTTCTCTTCAGAAGAAACTAGGCGACCTCACCTACATATATGAGCACCTTGCAAAGGCTCTTGCTGGCAAGTATATGGACGGAGAAGACCAGCTAGATATGTTAAGAGATAGAATTGGGACAACTTCATTTTTCCGTGATGCAGAAATCTATTTGGACGGCTTTTATCAATTCGCACCGAAGGAAATGGCTGTAGTCGAAGCTCTTATGAATAAATGTGAATGTGTCACAATTGCGCTGACGGCTGACCCAGAGCATCTTTATGAAGAAAATGAGATGTCTGAGCTTGATTTGTTTTTTAAAACAAAAGAAACTTATTGGCAGTTTAAGCAGCTAGCTGGAGTGAACGGGATTGGTGAGGAGACGTCAGTTATTTTGGATGGCAAAGATATGAAATTTGCCAACAGCTCAGCATTTCTCCATTTAGAGCGTAATTTTGATTCTCGTCCTTTCCCTGAATATAGAGGAGAGGCTCCAATAAGAATTGCAGAAGCTGTACATCCGCGTGCTGAAGTGGAGGGGATGGCACAGGAAATCCTGAACCTTGTTCGTGACAAGCATTGCCGCTTTAAAGACATTGTTATCTATATGCGTGAGCCTGACACATACCATGATCTCATTCATACAATTTTTGATGATTATGGGATTCCTGTTTTTATAGATGAAAAGAAACCGATGCTCCATCATGTGCTTATTGAACTGATTCGTTCTGCCCTTGAGATGGTTGAGAACAATTGGCGCCATGATGCAGTTTTCAGGGTGTTGAAAACAGGCTTCATTCCCGAGGGGGATGGAGAGTTTCCATTAAATGAAGACGCGATTGATGAGTTGGAAAATTACGTCCTTGAATACGGTATTCGAAGCAGAGATCAGTGGTCAGCAAAGCGTGACTGGAAGTTCCAGCGTTTCCGCGGCTTCGACGAGGCTGCACAGACAGATGAGGAATTACAAATGCAGAAACGGATCAATATGCTTCGACGGCAAGTCACAGCTGCACTTGGTAATTTTGATGAAGAAATCAGGAAAGCTGAAACGATCCGGGAAAAGTCAGAAGCGGTTTATTTCTTGTTGGAGCGGCTTAAGGTGCCGGAACAGTTGGAGAAGTGGCGCACCTATTATGATGATCATGGAGAAATTGAACGTGCCCGTGAACAGGATCAAGTATGGGATGCCATGGTTCAGCTGTTTGATGAAATGGATGAGCTCGGTGCCAAAGAAACCATTTCTTTGAAGGCTTTCCGTGAAACACTGGATGCAGGTCTTGAGTCTCTCAAATTTGCTCACGTGCCGCCAAGCTTGGACCAGGTCATTGTCGGAACAATCGATCGTTCACGTATAAACGGCAAATCGCATGCATTCCTGCTAGGCGTTAATGAAGGAGCATGGCCAATGAAGCCGCCATCAGATGGGATGATTAGTGAAGATGAGCGTGAATTGCTCTTGAAACGTGGTGTTCGACTCGCTGAAACGAGCAGGCGCAAGCTTCTTGATGATTGGTTTTATATCTATTTGGCATTCACTTCTGCACATGAAGGGTTATGGGTGAGTTATCCGCTGAGCGATGAAGAAGGAAAGGCGAAGATGCCTTCACAGCTTATAAGACGCCTGGAAGGTTTATTCCCTTCATGCAGTGAGCGCATATTGCTGCAGGATCCCGACGAACTGTATGATGCCGAGAGATTTATTACAACACCTGTCAAAACAAGAGCAGCATTGACTGCACAGCTGGCGAGGAAACAAAGGAACTATCCAGTGAAGAATATTTGGTTGGACGTTCTTAATTGGTACATTGAAAATACACCGAAATACAGTACAACGTATGCAATTTTACAAAGTTTGCATTATGATAACTTGCCGACAGATCTTGCGGAGGAAACGGTACAACAGCTTTATCCAAAACGCTTAAAAGCAAGTGTGTCCCGGCTTGAAATGTACCATCGCTGTTCCTACCAGCATTTTGCCCAGTATGGTCTTGGACTGCAGGAGCGGCGTACGTATAAGCTTGATGCACCTGATATTGGGCAGCTTTTCCATGAGGCACTCAAGAAGATTGCCGAATGGGTTCAAGGAGAAGGCAAGGACTTTTCACAGCTTACAAAAACGGATGCTGGAAATTATGCGAACAAAGCTGTCAAAAGTCTTGCTCCCATACTTCAGCACCAGATTTTACACAGTTCGAAGCGCTATGAATATATTCAACACAAATTGAAAGAAGTCATTGCTCGAGCGGCTTATGTACTTAGTGAACAGGCTAGGATGAGCGGGTTTTCCCCGGTAGGGCTTGAGGTCGGTTTTGGGGAGAAAGAAGAATTGCCGCCACTCACAATGCAGTTGCCAAATGGTTATGAGCTCATTTTGCGTGGGCGCATTGACAGGGTAGATAAGTCGATTTCTGGAAACGACCTTTATTTGCGCATCATTGATTATAAATCCAGCTCCAAGAAATTGAACTTGACCGAAGTGTATTACGGTTTGGCATTGCAGATGCTCGCTTACCTTGATGTCGTACTGCAATCTTCAGAAGCGTGGCTTGGACTCAAAGCTTCCCCTGCAGGTGTACTCTATTTCCATGTGCACAATCCGTTCATCTCCGGAGAAAAGGCACTTTCCGAAGATAAGCTTGAAGAAGAACTTTTCAAAAAGTATAAAATGAATGGCCTTTTACTTGCAGATCAGGAAGTTTTCCGGCTCATGGATAAATCAACGGAGAGTGGGACAAGCCCGATTGTGCCCGCAGGTCTGACCAAATCTGGTTCTTTCACAAAGGCTTCAAGTATTGCTGGGAAAGAGACTTTCAACCAGCTCGAAGGTCATATTCATCAACTGATGAGTCAGGCAGGACTGGACATTACATCAGGTGGCATCCATTTGAATCCATATGAGTTAAAGGATCAAGTTGCCTGCACGTTTTGCCCATTCAGTTCTGTGTGCCAATTCGATCCGCAAATTGGTACAAATGAATTCAGGAAACTCCAGCAAATGAATGAAAAGCAAGTGCTTCAAAAATTGACAGGAGAGGAGTGA
- a CDS encoding ornithine--oxo-acid transaminase gives MHTSEELIGLDQEFGAKNYHPLPVVITKAEGVWTEDPEGNRYMDFLSAYSAVNQGHRHPRIIQALKDQADKVTLTSRAFHNASLSLWYDRLCKLCNKGMALPMNTGAEAVETAIKAARRWAYEVKGVEPGKAEIIACTDNFHGRTMVPVSLSSNTENKRGYEPLLPGFKVVPYGDLEALKEAINKNTAAFLFEPIQGEAGVIVPPEGYVRDAIELCKEENILSIADEIQVGLGRTGKLFACDWEDAVPDMYLLGKALGGGVMPISAVVSSKEILGVFTPGSHGSTFGGNPLSCAVSIAALEVIEDEQLPDRALELGQYLKEKLYEIRNSHIKEIRGKGLMIGMEFDCDARGICEELMNHGLLAKETHDSVIRFAPPLTITKDQMDWAIERIYEVLDNK, from the coding sequence ATGCATACAAGCGAAGAATTGATCGGTTTGGATCAGGAATTCGGAGCGAAGAACTATCACCCACTTCCTGTTGTAATCACAAAAGCGGAAGGTGTTTGGACTGAGGATCCCGAGGGCAACCGTTATATGGATTTCCTCAGCGCTTATTCCGCTGTCAATCAGGGTCATAGACACCCGAGAATTATCCAGGCACTGAAAGACCAGGCCGACAAAGTGACGCTTACATCACGTGCTTTTCACAATGCTTCTCTCTCCCTTTGGTATGATCGACTCTGCAAGCTCTGTAACAAAGGGATGGCTCTCCCGATGAATACAGGAGCGGAGGCTGTAGAAACAGCTATAAAAGCAGCAAGGCGCTGGGCATATGAAGTGAAGGGCGTTGAACCTGGCAAGGCAGAAATCATAGCATGCACGGATAACTTCCATGGGCGGACGATGGTGCCTGTATCGCTATCCTCCAATACAGAGAACAAACGGGGTTATGAACCTCTCTTGCCTGGATTTAAAGTGGTTCCGTATGGTGATCTCGAAGCCTTAAAAGAGGCTATCAATAAAAATACTGCGGCATTCCTCTTTGAACCGATTCAGGGTGAAGCTGGTGTCATTGTTCCTCCAGAAGGCTATGTTCGTGACGCCATTGAACTTTGCAAAGAAGAAAATATCCTCTCCATTGCAGATGAAATACAAGTTGGTCTAGGCCGTACTGGTAAACTGTTCGCCTGTGACTGGGAAGACGCTGTTCCTGACATGTATCTCCTTGGAAAAGCGCTCGGTGGCGGTGTAATGCCGATATCAGCTGTCGTATCCAGCAAAGAAATACTCGGCGTTTTCACCCCTGGTTCTCATGGGTCCACCTTTGGCGGCAATCCGCTCTCATGTGCAGTTTCCATTGCTGCTCTAGAGGTAATAGAAGATGAGCAGCTCCCTGATCGAGCTTTGGAATTAGGCCAATACTTGAAGGAAAAACTGTATGAAATCCGTAATTCTCATATTAAAGAAATCCGAGGAAAGGGTCTTATGATTGGTATGGAGTTTGATTGTGATGCGCGAGGCATATGTGAAGAGCTAATGAATCATGGTTTACTCGCAAAGGAAACACATGACAGTGTCATTCGATTCGCTCCGCCACTTACAATTACGAAAGATCAAATGGACTGGGCAATAGAGCGGATTTACGAAGTTCTAGATAATAAATAA
- a CDS encoding small, acid-soluble spore protein L has product MNEQNPEIKKKRTVSSLNPQGLTEDEKDHSPKSVLEDRAKKKNTKI; this is encoded by the coding sequence ATGAATGAACAGAATCCAGAGATTAAAAAGAAAAGAACCGTAAGCAGTCTGAATCCTCAAGGTCTTACAGAAGATGAGAAGGATCATTCCCCTAAGTCGGTATTGGAAGACCGCGCGAAGAAAAAAAACACAAAAATCTAA